In Pelmatolapia mariae isolate MD_Pm_ZW linkage group LG13, Pm_UMD_F_2, whole genome shotgun sequence, a genomic segment contains:
- the zfp36l2 gene encoding mRNA decay activator protein ZFP36L2 isoform X1 yields the protein MKEAVRQQVWGKEMSATVLSAFYDMDMLYKQQDKSMNMNALHINSMLDKKAVGAPVGAPGSGGAFTPGFYRRNSTSNVEAMNNGNKFSMGTYGSLKENTPSSNSSATALINKENKFRDRAYSENGERGVLQQKPGSQINSTRYKTELCRPFEENGSCKYGEKCQFAHGYHELRSLSRHPKYKTEPCRTFHTIGFCPYGPRCHFIHNADERRPAPPANANVQTVEPRSARELCGYGQREVLPPQQQLGYTQRDRPKLHHSLSFSGFSTHHGLESPLLDSPTSRTPPPPTSASSCTSAHSYYNDDVLSPNSVPCINSAFSFPGQDLKALLAPLTVHTSSSYANNHSAGAYYGNVQSSVCPPSPPTYNMSHLQALRRLNESPVFDPPPSPPDSLSDRESYASGSLSSSGSLSGSESPSLDAGRRLPIFSRLSISDD from the exons ATGAAAGAGGCAGTGCGGCAGCAAGTTTGGGGAAAAGAGATGTCAGCGACCGTCTTGTCAGCTTTCTACGACATGGACATGCTTTATAAG CAGCAAGATAAAAGCATGAACATGAACGCCCTCCACATCAACAGCATGCTGGACAAGAAGGCGGTGGGAGCTCCGGTTGGCGCTCCCGGCTCCGGCGGCGCCTTCACGCCGGGATTTTACCGCAGAAACTCGACCAGCAACGTGGAGGCGATGAACAACGGCAACAAGTTCTCCATGGGCACCTACGGCAGCCTCAAGGAGAACACGCCGAGCAGCAACAGCAGCGCCACGGCCCTCATTAACAAGGAGAACAAGTTTCGCGACCGCGCTTACAGCGAGAACGGAGAGCGCGGCGTGCTGCAGCAGAAGCCCGGCTCACAGATCAACTCCACCCGCTACAAGACCGAGCTGTGTCGGCCCTTCGAGGAGAACGGCTCCTGCAAGTACGGCGAAAAATGTCAGTTCGCTCACGGCTACCACGAGCTGAGGAGCTTGTCCCGCCACCCCAAATACAAAACTGAGCCGTGCCGCACCTTCCACACCATCGGCTTCTGCCCGTACGGTCCCCGCTGTCACTTTATCCACAACGCCGACGAGCGCCGGCCCGCTCCGCCCGCCAACGCTAACGTGCAGACGGTGGAGCCCAGATCGGCTCGCGAGCTCTGCGGCTACGGCCAGAGAGAGGTCCTGCCGCCGCAACAGCAGCTCGGCTACACCCAGAGGGACAGACCAAAGCTTCACCACAGTCTCAGCTTCTCCGGCTTCTCCACCCACCACGGACTGGAGTCTCCCTTGCTCGACAGCCCGACGTCCCGGACCCCTCCGCCTCCCACCTCAGCCTCCTCCTGCACCTCCGCCCACAGCTACTACAACGACGACGTTCTGTCCCCGAACTCCGTGCCGTGCATCAACAGTGCCTTCTCTTTCCCCGGACAGGACCTAAAAGCCTTACTGGCCCCGCTGACTGTGCACACCAGCAGCAGCTACGCCAACAACCACTCCGCCGGTGCCTACTACGGGAACGTGCAGAGCAGCGTGTGCCCGCCTTCCCCTCCGACCTACAACATGAGCCACTTGCAGGCGCTGCGCCGCCTCAACGAGTCGCCGGTGTTCGATCCTCCTCCCAGCCCGCCAGACTCGCTCTCTGACCGGGAGAGCTATGCGAGCGGGTCCCTCAGCTCTTCCGGGAGCCTCAGCGGCTCCGAGTCCCCGAGTCTGGATGCTGGAAGACGTTTGCCAATCTTCAGCAGGCTGTCGATTTCAGATGACTAa
- the zfp36l2 gene encoding mRNA decay activator protein ZFP36L2 isoform X2, with the protein MKEAVRQQVWGKEMSATVLSAFYDMDMLYKQDKSMNMNALHINSMLDKKAVGAPVGAPGSGGAFTPGFYRRNSTSNVEAMNNGNKFSMGTYGSLKENTPSSNSSATALINKENKFRDRAYSENGERGVLQQKPGSQINSTRYKTELCRPFEENGSCKYGEKCQFAHGYHELRSLSRHPKYKTEPCRTFHTIGFCPYGPRCHFIHNADERRPAPPANANVQTVEPRSARELCGYGQREVLPPQQQLGYTQRDRPKLHHSLSFSGFSTHHGLESPLLDSPTSRTPPPPTSASSCTSAHSYYNDDVLSPNSVPCINSAFSFPGQDLKALLAPLTVHTSSSYANNHSAGAYYGNVQSSVCPPSPPTYNMSHLQALRRLNESPVFDPPPSPPDSLSDRESYASGSLSSSGSLSGSESPSLDAGRRLPIFSRLSISDD; encoded by the exons ATGAAAGAGGCAGTGCGGCAGCAAGTTTGGGGAAAAGAGATGTCAGCGACCGTCTTGTCAGCTTTCTACGACATGGACATGCTTTATAAG CAAGATAAAAGCATGAACATGAACGCCCTCCACATCAACAGCATGCTGGACAAGAAGGCGGTGGGAGCTCCGGTTGGCGCTCCCGGCTCCGGCGGCGCCTTCACGCCGGGATTTTACCGCAGAAACTCGACCAGCAACGTGGAGGCGATGAACAACGGCAACAAGTTCTCCATGGGCACCTACGGCAGCCTCAAGGAGAACACGCCGAGCAGCAACAGCAGCGCCACGGCCCTCATTAACAAGGAGAACAAGTTTCGCGACCGCGCTTACAGCGAGAACGGAGAGCGCGGCGTGCTGCAGCAGAAGCCCGGCTCACAGATCAACTCCACCCGCTACAAGACCGAGCTGTGTCGGCCCTTCGAGGAGAACGGCTCCTGCAAGTACGGCGAAAAATGTCAGTTCGCTCACGGCTACCACGAGCTGAGGAGCTTGTCCCGCCACCCCAAATACAAAACTGAGCCGTGCCGCACCTTCCACACCATCGGCTTCTGCCCGTACGGTCCCCGCTGTCACTTTATCCACAACGCCGACGAGCGCCGGCCCGCTCCGCCCGCCAACGCTAACGTGCAGACGGTGGAGCCCAGATCGGCTCGCGAGCTCTGCGGCTACGGCCAGAGAGAGGTCCTGCCGCCGCAACAGCAGCTCGGCTACACCCAGAGGGACAGACCAAAGCTTCACCACAGTCTCAGCTTCTCCGGCTTCTCCACCCACCACGGACTGGAGTCTCCCTTGCTCGACAGCCCGACGTCCCGGACCCCTCCGCCTCCCACCTCAGCCTCCTCCTGCACCTCCGCCCACAGCTACTACAACGACGACGTTCTGTCCCCGAACTCCGTGCCGTGCATCAACAGTGCCTTCTCTTTCCCCGGACAGGACCTAAAAGCCTTACTGGCCCCGCTGACTGTGCACACCAGCAGCAGCTACGCCAACAACCACTCCGCCGGTGCCTACTACGGGAACGTGCAGAGCAGCGTGTGCCCGCCTTCCCCTCCGACCTACAACATGAGCCACTTGCAGGCGCTGCGCCGCCTCAACGAGTCGCCGGTGTTCGATCCTCCTCCCAGCCCGCCAGACTCGCTCTCTGACCGGGAGAGCTATGCGAGCGGGTCCCTCAGCTCTTCCGGGAGCCTCAGCGGCTCCGAGTCCCCGAGTCTGGATGCTGGAAGACGTTTGCCAATCTTCAGCAGGCTGTCGATTTCAGATGACTAa